A single region of the Drosophila miranda strain MSH22 chromosome 2, D.miranda_PacBio2.1, whole genome shotgun sequence genome encodes:
- the LOC108156503 gene encoding SCY1-like protein 2 — protein MDMINKFYSTAVHTVSTLSGVLPGNNVTREYEVLEQVCTAGVGLMWKVYNGYKKSTKQEVSVFVFEKKVLERWSKDDRETMLETLRRGVQQLTKIRHPHVLTVQHPLEESRDSLAFATEPVFASLSNVVGDSVRSEKKLYDVEIRHGLLQLFDGLQFLHNDAKIVHRNISAETIVINKNRSWKLFGFDFCIANQPATDGTPHWPCREYTTSIHVLAQPSLEYTAPELALNSVNTPDSDLFSLGVLIFTIYAGKPLKMFGSDYSGFRRYCNELNQRKYPAMNTIPNELTESLKALLHPSASLRPKLHELKQIVYFQDVGVKTLSYLDSLYQWDNLQKSKFYKGLPQIIPTLPHRVNLHSILPYLVKEFVNSPMIPFVLPNVLLIAEMSSQREYCDHILPHLKPIFKLTDPIQILLIFMQKMDLLLKLTPAEEVKQSVLPLLYRSLECDMPQIQELCLAVLPTFSTLIDYNAMKNSVLPRIKKLCLLSSNVSVKVNCLISIGKLLENLDKWLVLDEILPFLQQIQSREPAIIMGIIGIYKIAMTNTKLGITKDVMAHKCVPFLVPLSVENGLTIAQFNTIIALIKEMLGRVEQEQRENLQQLSTIQRDNKPKDASEILANELESSTISPSASNGNKNNDDMFSGFTVGQPQGLPAASTLAPMRTREQLKISHNTMNIPAVAPTLPAASTAPKGVATAAGSSKPDILSSLMQSNLSSLAPAPSPNNGWHSANPLVMNHQLASPQASNNNFSSLDDLDPFGSGSGSGNSSGGAPKPNNTNGANMYTLQQPQVNYIYPTGYSLNSIQQQQQQQSLSMNKAMAPPQTLVPQTQTLMQGTDNQNINALSQQDILNFLN, from the exons ATGGACATGATAAACAAATTCTACTCGACAGCAGTACACACGGTGTCCACCCTGTCGGGTGTGCTGCCCGGCAACAACGTAACAAGGGAATACGAGGTCCTGGAACAGGTGTGCACGGCGGGAGTGG GGCTCATGTGGAAGGTCTACAATGGCTACAAGAAGAGCACAAAGCAGGAAGTGTCCGTTTTTGTCTTCGAGAAAAAGGTCCTGGAACGCTGGTCCAAGGACGACAGAGAGACTATGTTGGAGACACTGCGACGAGGCGTGCAGCAGCTGACCAAAATCCGACATCCGCATGTGCTGACCGTGCAGCACCCGCTCGAGGAGAGTCGCGACTCGCTGGCTTTTGCCACGGAGCCGGTTTTCGCGTCCCTGTCGAATGTCGTCGGCGATTCCGTGCGCTCCGAGAAGAAGCTGTACGATGTGGAAATTCGACACGGTCTGCTGCAGCTTTTTGACGGCCTGCAGTTCCTACACAACGACGCCAAAATTGTTCACCGCAACATCAGCGCCGAGACGATTGTGATCAACAAGAATCGCAGCTGGAAGTTGTTTGGCTTCGATTTTTGCATAGCCAATCAGCCGGCAACGGATGGCACACCACATTGGCCTTGCCGGGAGTACACCACATCGATACATGTTTTGGCGCAGCCGAGTCTGGAGTACACGGCGCCAGAGCTGGCCCTTAACAGTGTGAACACCCCGGACAGTGATCTCTTTTCCTTGG GCGTGCTCATCTTTACCATTTACGCGGGCAAGCCTTTGAAAATGTTCGGCAGCGACTACAGTGGCTTCAGGAGATACTGCAACGAATTGAACCAGCGCAAATATCCAGCCATGAACACAATTCCCAATGAGCTGACGGAGAGTCTGAAAGCGCTGCTGCATCCCAGCGCCAGTTTGCGGCCCAAACTGCACGAGCTTAAGCAGATCGTATACTTCCAGGATGTAGGCGTGAAGACGCTCAGTTATCTAGACTCGCTCTACCAGTGGGACAATCTGCAAAAGTCCAAGTTCTACAAGGGACTGCCGCAAATCATTCCGACGCTGCCGCACCGCGTGAATCTCCACTCAATTCTGCCATATCTGGTCAAGGAATTTGTCAACTCGCCAATGATTCCGTTTGTGCTGCCCAATGTCCTCCTGATAGCCGAGATGAGCAGCCAGCGGGAGTACTGCGACCACATACTGCCGCACCTGAAGCCCATCTTCAAGCTGACGGATCCCATACAGATTCTGCTGATATTCATGCAGAAAATGGATCTCCTGCTAAAACTCACACCCGCAGAAGAAGTGAAGCAAAGTGTTCTGCCGCTGCTGTATCGGTCCTTGGAGTGCGACATGCCGCAGATCCAGGAACTCTGTCTTGCCGTCTTGCCCACATTCTCCACGCTGATCGACTACAATGCCATGAAGAACTCGGTGCTGCCGCGCATCAAGAAGCTTTGCCTGCTGAGCAGCAATGTCTCGGTAAAGGTCAACTGTCTGATATCAATAGGAAAGCTGCTGGAGAACCTCGACAAGTGGTTGGTGCTGGATGAGATTCTGCCTTTCCTGCAGCAAATACAAAGCCGCGAGCCGGCCATTATCATGGGCATCATAG GAATCTATAAAATTGCTATGACCAACACGAAGCTGGGAATAACCAAGGATGTGATGGCACACAAGTGCGTGCCATTTCTAGTGCCTCTCAGCGTGGAGAATGGCCTGACCATTGCTCAATTCAATACTATAATAGCATTGATCAAGGAGATGTTGGGCCGTGTGGAGCAAGAACAGCGCGAAAATTTACAGCAACTTTCCACCATCCAGCGAGACAATAA ACCCAAAGATGCTTCCGAGATATTGGCTAACGAACTCGAGAGCAGCACAATTTCCCCTAGCGCCAGCAATGGCAACAAGAACAACGATGACATGTTCTCCGGCTTTACAGTGGGTCAGCCACAAGGCCTTCCAGCTGCCAGCACCTTGGCGCCCATGAGGACCAGAGAACAGCTCAA AATATCGCACAACACAATGAACATACCAGCCGTAGCCCCCACACTGCCCGCAGCATCCACAGCACCCAAAGGagtagcaacagcagcaggatcCTCTAAGCCTGACATTCTGTCCTCGCTGATGCAGAGCAACCTGAGCAGTCTGGCACCAGCTCCCAGTCCTAACAATGGGTGGCACAGTGCCAATCCGCTGGTGATGAACCATCAGCTCGCATCACCGCAGGCCAGCAACAATAACTTCTCATCGCTGGATGACCTGGATCCCTTTGGAAGTGGCAGTGGTAGTGGTAATAGCAGCGGTGGTGCCCCCAAGCCAAACAATACGAATGGTGCCAATATGTACACGCTGCAGCAGCCACAAGTGAACTATATCTATCCAACGGGCTACAGCTTGAACAGcattcagcagcagcaacagcagcagagtcTGAGCATGAACAAGGCCATGGCGCCACCACAAACACTCGTGCCGCAGACGCAGACGTTGATGCAGGGAACTGATAACCAGAACATCAATGCACTCTCCCAGCAGGATATACTTAACTTTTTGAACTAG
- the LOC108156504 gene encoding adipocyte plasma membrane-associated protein, whose product MVITLRRAFKNITIIALVILYLPGLSPRTTFPFTEFSITKPKELEGALEPNHRLDGAERLLEGGVFCPECLIAHNNEIYTGLRGGNLARIKLDGSKDGQIAYFAKTGQPCDDIFQFSLCGLPLGLAFDSQGNNLIVADGFLGIWKVDLDTNNKSLLVSTQQELPGQTVNRPGKLFNGVAVSSQGDIYWTDSMSDDLLYAVVANPSGRLFRYNRANNVIEVLLDGLFLANGVALSPDEDFIVVAETAAMRLTKFYLKGPKAGQSEIFVDGLPGLPDNLTPDAEGIWVPLVISADNRKSNLFVILAPYPLLRNCIARFLAMLFFPLRYLDSLYSNKVYPVVFRVFIKYIQMQSPRRTTVVRVDWNGTIVDSLHGFDSTASGISHVLELDGYLYLGSSLNNYLLRIKNPYEKKKAFGANWLWQKLLPNNLYSLH is encoded by the exons ATGGTGATCACATTGAGAAGGGCATTTAAGAACATCACAATTATAGCGCTGGTCATCTTATATCTGCCCGGATTGTCGCCTAGAACGACATTCCCCTTCACGGAATTCTC GATAACCAAACCAAAAGAACTGGAAGGTGCTCTAGAGCCAAACCATCGCCTGGATGGAGCTGAACGTCTCCTAGAGGGTGGCGTTTTTTGCCCCGAGTGTCTCATAGCGCACAATAATGAAATCTACACAGGTCTGCGGGGCGGAAATTTAGCCAGGATAAAATTGGATGGAAGTAAAGATGGACAAATTGCGTATTTTGCAAAGACTGGGCAGCCCTGTG ATGACATCTTCCAGTTTTCTCTCTGCGGACTACCCTTGGGCCTGGCTTTTGACTCGCAAGGAAACAATCTGATTGTGGCTGATGGCTTCTTAGGCATATGGAAAGTTGATCTGGATACTAACAATAAGTCATTGCTGGTGTCGACACAGCAGGAGCTGCCAGGTCAGACTGTGAATCGACCAGGAAAGCTCTTCAACGGTGTGGCAGTCAGTAGTCAAGGGGACATCTACTGGACCGACTCCATGTCGGACGACCTGCTGTATGCTGTCGTTGCCAATCCCTCGGGCCG ACTTTTCAGATATAATCGGGCCAACAATGTAATCGAGGTTCTTTTGGATGGTCTTTTTTTGGCGAATGGTGTGGCCCTGAGCCCTGATGAGGACTTTATTGTCGTTGCCGAGACAGCGGCCATGCGCCTGACCAAGTTTTACCTCAAAGGACCCAAGGCTGGTCAGAGCGAGATCTTTGTGGATGGTCTGCCCGGTTTGCCGGATAACCTGACCCCCGATGCCGAGGGCATATGGGTGCCATTGGTCATTAGTGCAGACAACCGGAAGTCCAATTTATTTGTCATTTTGGCCCCTTATCCGCTGTTACGCAACTGTATAGCCCGATTCCTGGCCATGCTGTTTTTTCCCTTGCGCTACCTTGACAGTTTATACTCCAATAAGGTTTACCCTGTGGTTTTTCGTGTCTTCATCAAGTATATTCAGATGCAGAGCCCCAGACGAACCACTGTGGTGCGCGTGGACTGGAATGGCACGATAGTGGACTCGTTACACGGCTTCGATTCGACGGCTTCTGGAATTTCTCATGTCTTGGAACTCGATGGGTACTTGTACTTGGGATCGAGCTTAAATAATTATCTGCTACGTATAAAGAATCCGTATGAGAAAAAGAAAGCTTTTGGTGCCAATTGGTTGTGGCAAAAATTATTGCCTAATAATTTATACTCTTTACATTAA